In a single window of the Nycticebus coucang isolate mNycCou1 chromosome 13, mNycCou1.pri, whole genome shotgun sequence genome:
- the LOC128563716 gene encoding ral guanine nucleotide dissociation stimulator-like, giving the protein MTQGVIPFLGIFVDDLTLLQKWTQNNVAAFKIIQQLQLLQVTANNFCFQPDRDFQSWFQTMKPLDQYNIHNFSWELEPPFQ; this is encoded by the exons atgACACAGGGCGTCATTCCCTTTCTTGGAATCTTTGTCGATGACCTAACTCTGCTGCAGAAGTGGACGCAGAATAATGTGGCT gccTTCAAGATCATCCAGCAGCTGCAGTTGCTGCAGGTGACTgccaataatttctgttttcaaccGGACAGAGACTTTCAGTCCTGGTTCCAAACCATGAAGCCACTGGACCAGTACAATAT CCACAACTTCTCCTGGGAGCTGGAGCCACCATTTCAATAG